ACGCCGGTAGGTACACCTTGGGCTATCTTGCTAAATTTAACGCCCATATCGCTTAGCTTATCCTCGATAAAAACCATCACCGCGTCGCTGCTAAGCCCCGGCGTTAGTGCAAAAATAATCTCGGTTACACCGTTTTGGCGGATGATCGCGCGTAGTTTTTCGGTTTGTTCGGGAGTTATCTCTTCAAGCACGAAGTAGCGTCCGCGGTAGATCGCACTTTGTTCGAAAACTAGGATGTCTTTTGGGCTTTCTACGACGGCCAGTAGCTCCTTATCTCGCGTTTCGTCGCTGCAAATGTCGCAAATTTCATCTTCGCTAAGCCCACCGCAAATTTGACATTTACCCGTAAATCTCACTGCGTCCTCGATGCTTTGAGCGAGCTTTAGTCCGCCGAAGCTATCCTTTAGGCATACGTGATAGGCGTAGCGCTGGGCGGACTTTTTGCCAACGCCCGGTAGCCGCTCAAAGGCCGCCACGAGTTCGTTAAATTTCTCAAGCCCTTTTTTCAACGCTTTCCTTTGGATTGGTGCAAATTTTAAATGAGTGGAAGCCGTCCTCGTATGAGTATTTTAGACTAAATTTGTGCATACGGCAGATGTGGTCGATGATGTAAAGTCCTAGCCCCATGCCGCTGCTTTTACTGCCCTTTTCACGGATAAAGGCTTGCATGTAGTACTCGATAGGATTTTGTAGCGGTTGGCCTAGGTTTCTCACGACGATACCGTCCGCGTCGCAGATAACCTGCGCTTTTTTATCGTCAGCGTATTTTAGGGCGTTATCTATGAGATTTTTGATCGCGAGCGAAAAGAGCCCGAAATCCACGCGCAGCAAGATATCTCGGCGGATATCTACGCTCACTTTTTCTTCAAATTTATCGAGCATCAGCATGTCGCGCGCTTGGTCAAGGATGTTTGAAAAGTATGACTCCTGATAGTTTAGCGCGTAGTTTTTGGATAGCAGCTGCTCGATCTTGCCAAACTCGTTTATGAGCATGTCAAGGCGCTCAAATATCGCTATCAAGCGCGTTTTGTGCGTAGAATTTTGCACCATCTCAGAGACTATGCGACCTTTGCCGATCGGCGTTTTTAGCTCGTGCATAATCGTGCGTAAAAACAGCTGCCTAGAGCGCAAAAGCTCCCTGATCTTGCTGGCTGCGGCGTCAAATTCTATCGCGACCTTGGCTATCTCGTCGTCGGAGTCGGGCTTGGCGATATTTACGTCCATGTTTCCCGCGCCAAATTTCCTGATATCAGAGCTTAGTTTTTTAAGCGGCATTAGCGACTTCATTACCGAAACGTAAAGCGACACTAGAAGCGCCGTCGTGAGGATAAAACCCACCCAGATCGGATCGTTTATGTTTTTCGTATCGTCGCTTTCGAGCAAAATTTGAAACGAAGGATTTTTGATCTGTAGGTACAAACTATCCTGAAAAAGCAACGATTGAAATAGTCCTAGCTGCGTTTGCTTGGCAAAGACCGGTTTCCCGGAGCTTATGACGTTTGCGACGGTTTTGTCGCTTTTAACGTAGGTTAGTCCGAAATTTTTAAAATAGTTAGTCAAATCGCTAGGCGGATTTGACTTTTCGTATGAAGCGATGAGGTAGTTTATCGCGTTTAGCTGCTTGTTTTTTATCTTTTCTAGCGCGTTATCTAGCTGTATGCTCGCAAACGTGTAGAATAAGATACAAACAAGCGAAAACGCCAGCGCGAAAACTACCGAAATCTTCGTGGTTAAGGAGTATCTCATCCTATGAGTTTATAGCCTATTCCGCGTACCGAAAATATATGTTTAGGCGCTTTTGAGCTGTCGCCGATCTTGGTTCTTAGTCTGCCGATGATGACGTCTAGGCTCTTTGAGTCCTTGTCTTTTAGGCTTTTGCAGTTATAAACTAGCTGCTCGCGAGAGACTGAAAAGCTGTGTTGCTTGATAAGGTAGCTCAAAATTTCATACTCTGCCGGCGTTAGCGTTAGGCTTTCGTTGTTGTAGTAAATTTCGTGTCTGCGCTCGTCTATCCTAAATAGCGTATCAACGACCTCTTCTTGCACTTCGTTGGTCTTTTTGTAGCGGCGGATTAGGCTCATTATGCGCGCGTACATTTCCTTTGGATCGTACGGTTTTGGTAGATAGTCGTCTGCGCCTAGCTGCAGGCCCACGACTTTGTCGCTGATATCGCTGCGAGCAGAAGAGATGATGATAGGGATGTTGTATTTGCTGCGGATCTCTTTGCATACCTCTAGGCCGTCCATGCCAGGTAGTGTAAGGTCTAGGATAAGCAGGTCGAAATTTTTTACTCCAGCACTTAGTCCCAAATAAGGATCTTCGAAATTTGTTACTTTTATATTAAAATCGCTCAAGTATTCGGATAGGATTTGCGCGAATTCCGGATCGTCTTCAATCATTAAAACATTAATCATTTTAAGCCTTTCAAATAGATTTAACGAAAATGATTATAACCAAAAAAAGTTAAATTTTTTTTCCGAATTTACTATCCTTGTTTAAAATTCTCCCCCGCTTTGAATTTTTATAAATAATAAGATAAAATCGCCCTTTAAATTTAAAAATTTTAGGAGATTTTGTGGAAATAGACTACTACGAAATTTTAGAAATCAGCAAAAATAGCGACTCTGAAACCATAAAAAAAGCATTTAGAAAGCTTGCCCTAAAGTATCACCCGGATCGCAATCAAGGCGATAAAGACGCCGAAGAAAAATTTAAAAAGGTAAACGAAGCCTACCAGGTGCTAGGCGACGAGGAAAAGCGCGCGATATATGATAGATACGGCAAAGCTGGACTTGAGGGCAGGGGCGGCTTTAGCTCTGGCGGATTTAGCGCGGATTTTGATTTGGGCGATATCTTTAACTCGTTTTTTGGCGGTGGATTTAGCTCGGGTGCAAGTAGCCGCAAAAGAAGCAGTGACAAATATCCGCTCGATTTAGAGATAGTTCTTAGGATCAAATTTAACGAAGCTGTGTTTGGCGCCGAAAAAGAGATAGATTTTACGATCAAAAAACCGTGCCAAACCTGCAAAGGCAGCGGTTCGAAAGACGGCAAAACGCACGTATGTCCGCACTGCGAGGGCAGGGGGCGGATATCGCAGCAGCGAGGCTTTATGAGCTTCGTGCAGGAGTGTCCATACTGTAACGGCACGGGCGAAACGGTCAAGGATAGATGCTCTGATTGCGGCGGTAGCGGCTACAAAGAAGAGCGCCAAAGCGTCAAAGTAAATATCCCCGAGGGCATCGACGACGGCATGCGCATGCGCGTGAGCGAAAAGGGCAACGTCTCCTCAACCGGCGCCAGGGGCGATTTGTACGTGCATATCGAGGTTGAAGCCGACGAGCATTTCGTACGTCACGAAAGCGACGTTTATATCGAGATTCCGGTATTTTTCACGCAGGCGATTTTGGGCGAGACGATCACGATCCCGACGCTAAAAGGCACAACCGAGCTCAAGCTGCCAGTCGGCGCAAAAGACAAGCAGCAGTTCGTATTTGACGGCCTTGGCGTAAAAAACGTAAATAGCAAAAGATACGGCAGGCTCGTAGCTCAAATCTCCATAAAAACGCCAAAAGAGCTTAATGACGAGCAAATCTCTCTACTAAACCAGCTACAAGAGAGCTTCGGCATCAAGGCGGGCAAGGCGAGCTACGACGAGGAAGAGGACAAAGGAATCTTGGATAAGATAAAAGGGTGGTTTAAGGGTGAAGAACCTAGCGATAAAGGCAATAAAAAAGGCAAAAAGGCCTAAATTTACGTCAAATTTTACCATTTAGCAAGCCCGATCTTTCGTTAAATTCGCCGAGTCGTTCGGGCTTAAATTTGCGTCCGTTACAAAACGGCGCGTCAAATTTGACGTTAAAATACAAGATGAATAAATTTATATTTTTAGCCGCTTTTACGGCGATTTCTTTAAATGCTGCAAAATGCGATACGGGCTGGCTTCAAAAAGGTTGCGACGCTGGCGATTTTGAGAGCTGCGATAACTTGGGTCTTGCCTACATCGGCATCAAGCTTGAGGAGTGCGACTTGGACAAAAACTACGAAAAGGCGTTTGCGCTGTTTAAAAAAGCTTGCGACGGGGAGTACGTGCGAGCCTGCGTAAATTTGGGCGTAGCGTATCGCAAAGGCGAAGGGGTTAAAAAGGACGAACCAAAGGCTGCCGAGCTCTATAAAAAAGCCTGCGATAGCGGTTATTTGCTAGGTTGCGCAAATTTAGGCTCGCTTTATGAGCAGGGGTTTGGCGTCAAAAAAGACGCGCAAAAAGCGGGCAAAATCTGGCGCAAAGCCTGCGAGGCAAAGGACGGGATGTCTTGCTTTAACCTCGGCGTACTCTACTACAACGCGATGCTTGGCGAAAAAGACGTAGCTAACGCAAAAAACTATCTGCAAAAGGCGTGCGCATACGGCTGGAAAGATGGCTGCGACGCGGCGCAAGCGATAGAAAAAGCCGCGAAACGATAAATTTGCCTAAATTTTAATGTCGGTCGAAAGCGGTGCAAAATTCAATTTGTGCCGCAGACTATTTGCGCACAAATTTGGTTGCGTTTTGCGCTAAATTTGGCGGCTTTTTGCAAATAACTGCTGCCAAATTTATTCAAAAGCGGGGAGTTAAATTTGCTCTTTCAAATTTAACGAAAACAAATGCGTCAAATTTGGCTCAAATTTCACTCTCTTTTAGTTGCTCGATCTTAGCCGCCACGCTCCTATTCGTCACCTTTTCGATCTCTTCGCTCGCTGCGGTCATTATAGCTTCAAAGCTGCCGTAAAATTTAACTAGCTTTGCGATACTGCCCGCCGATACGCCCGCGTCTGCTAGCTTGCTAGCGCCCAGATCCTCTTTGCGCTTGGTTTTTTGATGAAAGGTAATCGCAAATCGGTGCGCCTCGTCGCGAAGGCGCTGGAAAAACTGAAGTCGTCTGTCGCCCGTTGGTAGCGTAAAAACGCCGCCCGGAGCGTAAATTTTATCCCTCGCGCCGCCTTTTGCGCGGTGGGCTTTGGCGTCTATTTTTTCTTTTGAGATGGCGAGTATATCGACGTTTGCGCCACTACTAGCGATGATGTCCGAGGCGAGGTCTAGCAGCGCCTGGCCGCCGTCGATGAGCCAGAGATCGGGTGGGCTAAGCTTATCAAACCGCAAAGCGCGCTCTGTAAGCATCTGGTGCATCTGATCGTAGTCGTTTGCGTGAGAGAGGTGCATGTGGCGGTAGTGCTCCTTGGCGAAGTTGCCGTGCTCAAAGCGCACCATCGCGCCGACTGCGGCCGCGCCGAACATATGCGAGTTGTCGAAGGTCTCGATGGTGTACGGCGCGCAGGCTAAGCCGAAATACTCCTTTAGCTCGTCCAAAAACGCGTCGTCGTGGGTTTTTAGGTACTTTTGGATAAAGACTTGCGCGTTTGTTAGCGCCATCTCGCAGATGCGCTTTTTCTCGCCGATTTTAGGGACACAGATGCTAAATTTACGGCCGTGGCGAGCGGTCAAGATCTCCTCTACTAGACTTGCGTCCTCAAATGCTTCGAGTGCGTAAATTTTCGCGCTCACGACGGGCGCGCCAGCTGGAAAGCTCTCTAAAACGATTTGCTTATACGCGTCGTTTAGATCGCCTTGCGAGCTCATCTTGGCGTTCGTGATATTTTGATACACGCCGCTGATCTTGCCGCCGTGCACGCTAAAACGCACCGCACAAAGCAAATTTTGCTCAGCACGCACTGCAAAAACCTCAAAGTCCTCAAGCTTAGCCAGATCGACCTCGATTTTGACGTCTAGGTCTTTGATAGCGTTGATTTTATCGCGCACGAGGGCGGCTTGCTCGTAGTTTTCGTTTTGGGCGTATTTGCTCATCAAATTTACGAGCTTTGGCAGCATAGAAAGAGGATTGTTTAGCGCTGCGATCGCGCCCTCTACGACCTTGGCGTAGTCTGCGGGCGAAATTTTGCTGATGAGCGGGGCTTCTGAGTAACCGATCTGATAGGGCAAGTACGCTCCCGTGGCTTTGAGCGCGCTTTTGCTTTGCACGAGTTTAAAGCTCAGCCTTAGCGCATCTAAAAGCTCGCGCGCGCCGCGAAAATAGGGGCCAAAATACTTGACGTTTTTGCCTCGGACGATCTTTCGCGTGATCTCAAAGCGCGGGAAATCGTCATCCAAATTTACGTAGATGTAGGGATAAGTCTTGTCGTCACGCAGCAAGATGTTGTATTTGGGCCTTAGCTGCTTGATGAAGGAGTTTTCTAGTATCAGCGCGTCGGCCTCGCTGGGAGTGACGATATACTCGAGGTGTACGGCCTCGCTGATCATCTTGTGGATGCGCGGGCTAACCTTGGGCGAGGGGGCGAGCGCCGGCGTAAATGAAAAGTAGCTTTTGACGCGGTTTTTTAAAATTTTAGCCTTGCCGACGTAAAGAAGCTTGCCGGCCTTGTCGAAATACTGATAAACGCCTGGTTGGGCGGGCAATGAGCGGATCTCGTCGATTAGCAAAATTTGACTCCCGCCAGTGAATTTGAGCTTTTGCTGATTGGGGTTAAATTTGACCAAATTTGATTCATTGCGCCCCGCTTGATTCTTTGGCTAAATTTTGCTTTATAGCAAGGCGAATTTTTTCAAATCCTTCGAAAATCCGCTCGCTTTTGGCTAAATTTACAAACTCGCCTTTAGCAGGCTCGGCATAAGTAAAAATTCGCTTTTTTTCGTATGGGTCGGTCGCTTTTTTAAATTTTAAATGCTTTGTCACAAAAAATTTAACGTCCGTTACGCGAGCGAGCCTGCCGTCAAAATTTACGCTAGAATAGATTTTTAATAAGCCTTTTAACATTTTTATACTACTATCGCTTTTTAATTCCTGAAGTCCTAGCGGATGAAACAGGGCGAAAAACAAAATGCCGTTTTTCTCGTAGCAAAAGGCGATGAGCCTGCGATGATTTAGGCTTAAAAGCTGTAAAAATTCTCCGCATTCGCTACGGTTTTTTAACTCTTTATAAAAAGGATTATCAACAATATGTCGAATAATAGTCTTAGCGTCTTTCATAAGGCGATTTTAGCATTTTTTTTGTTAATTTTTATAGCAGGCTGCGGCCACAAGGGCGATCCGTTCTACGAGGCGCCGTCCGAGCCGTCAAACAGCAAAACCGAAAAGATAAATAAACTATAAATCAAGGAGAGTAAATGAAGATCGTCGGACTTTTGGGTCTGTTTTTCGCTTTAGCCTTCGGTAGCGGCGACGCTGCGGGCGAGGCTTTAAATCTAACGACTACGTGGGTGGGTATCGCGAGCCTCATAATTTTCGTCGTGGGATATTTTTTCATCGCTACGGAGGAAAATTTTCACATCGATAAGGCTAAGCCGGCTATATTTATCGGCACTTTTATGTTTCTGCTCATCGGCTTTTATATGCTAGCAAACGGCCTAGATGTGCATTTGTTGCAAAATGAGGTAAATCACCTGATTTTAGAGATTTCGCAGATCGTATTTTTCCTCATGGTCGCGATGACATATATCGAGGCGCTTATCGAACGTGACGTGTTTAACGCGCTAAAATACAACCTCGTCTCAAAGGGCTACACGTATAAAAGACTCTTTTGGCTAACGGGCGCTTTGGCGTTTTTCATTAGCCCCGTCGCCGATAACCTAACTACGGCCCTTATCCTTTCTACTGTTCTTTTAACGATAGATAAGACCAATACGAATTTCCTAGTCGCAGGTGCGATAAACATCGTCGTAGCCGCAAACGCAGGCGGCGCATGGAGTCCGTTTGGCGATATCACGACTCTGATGGCGTGGGCTGCGGGCAAGGCTCCTTTTATCGACTTTTTCGCACTTTTCCCTGCTTCATTTATCGGCTGGCTAGTTACGGCGTTTTTACTAGTGCGCATAGTGCCCGCTGGTAGCCCGCACTTTGACCCGGCCACAGAGCCTAAAGTAACCATCAAAAAAGGTGGTAAAGTCGTTATCGGACTTGGCGCATTTACGATATTTTCGGCTGTTATGATGCACCAGCTTTTCCATTTGCCTGCGATGTGGGGCATGATGTTTGGCTTCTCACTTCTTAGCATTTACACCTACATCTACAAAAAAACAAACAAAAACGAAGAGCCTATGCATGTCTTTCACTATATGTCAAAGATCGAAAACAACACGCTTTTCTTCTTCTTCGGCATCCTTGCGGCCGTCGGCGCGCTACACTTCGTCGGATTTTTAAACTACGCCGTTTCGCTTTATGATAAATTTGGCGCTACGACCGTAAATATCGGCGTTGGCTTCCTCTCTGCTATCGTGGATAACGTCCCTGTTATGTCTGCCGTGCTAAAAGCAAATCCTATGATGGGCGCGGATGTGGGCGAAAATTTAAGTCAGTGGCTGCTAGTTACCTTGACTGCCGGTATCGGCGGATCGATGATAAGCTTTGGTTCGGCTGCGGGCGTTGGCGTTATGGGCAAACTAAAAGGCATCTATACCTTCGGCGCGCATATGAAATACGCTTGGACCGTGGTTGTCGGCTATATCGTATCGGTCGTGGTCTGGTACATACAGTTTGAAATTTTTCATTTATATTTTTAAAGGGCAATCATGAATAATACGATAATAGTTTTGGATTTTGGCTCGCAGTACACCCAGCTCATCGCTAGACGCCTGCGCGAGCAAGGCGTTTATACTGAGATTTTGCCTTTTAACGCTAAGGTCGAGGAGATCAAGGCTAAAAAACCAAAAGGCATAATCCTAAGCGGCGGTCCAGCTAGCGTTTATGCGCCGGATGCGTATTTTTGCGACGAGGGCGTTTTTAAGCTAAAGTTGCCGATTTTAGGCATTTGCTACGGCATGCAGCTTTTGGCGCATAAATTCGGCGCCGAAGTCGCTCCTGCCTCTCACAAAGAGTACGGCAAGGCAAGCCTAAACGCTCTAAAATCTCATCCGCTCTTTACTGATACGCCTGAAAAGCAAACCGTCTGGATGAGCCACTCTGACCTCGTAAAAAATTTGCCAAACGGCTTTGAAGCGATCGCGACGAGCGAAAATTCGCCTTACTGCGTATTCGGCGACGAAAAGCGCAAATTTTACGCGTTGCAGTTTCACCCGGAGGTGCAGCACAGCGAGTTTGGCACTCAAATTTTAAAAAATTTCGCCAAATATATCTGCGGCTGCGAAAGCACGTGGAATATGGGCGGCTTTGCTAAAACCCAGATCGCTAAGATCAAAGAAACCGTCGGCAACAAAAAAGTCCTTTGCGCCGTTAGCGGAGGTGTAGATAGCTCCGTCACCGCTGCGCTTTTGGCCGCTGCGATACCGCAAAATTTGATCCTGGTTTTCGTCGATAACGGACTACTTAGAACGGGCGAGCGCGAGCAGGTCGAGGCGACCTTTAGAACAAAGCTTGGCGTGGAGCTAGTTAGCATAGACGCGAGTAAAACTTTCCTAGAAAGGCTAGCAGGCGTAACCGATCCAGAGAAAAAACGCAAGATAATCGGCGAAACTTTCATCGAAATCTTTGAAAAAGAGGCCAAAAAGCACGATAACGTTAAATTTTTAGCCCAAGGCACGCTTTATACCGACATCATCGAAAGCTCGGTCGTGGGATCTAGCAAGACGATCAAAAGCCACCACAACGTGGGCGGACTGCCTGATTGGATGAGCTTCGAGCTGATCGAGCCTTTAAGAGAAATCTTTAAAGACGAAGTACGTCAGCTAGGCCTTGAACTTGGCCTTTCGCGAGAGCTCGTGTTTCGCCATCCATTCCCTGGACCAGGCCTTGCGATCCGCATAATGGGCGAGGTAAATACGCCAAGCCTTGAGCTACTACGCAAAGCCGACGTAATCCTGCGCGACGAGCTAAAATCAAGTGGCTGGTACAACAAAACGTGGCAGGCATTTTGCGTACTGCTAAACGTGCATTCTGTGGGCGTCATGGGTGATAACCGCACCTATGAAAACGCCGTGTGCATACGCGTAGTGGACGCTAGCGACGGCATGACGGCTAGCTTCTCGCGCCTGCCGTACGACCTGCTAGAAAACGTCTCACGCCGCATCATAAACGAAGTAGACGGCATCAACCGCGTAGCTTACGACATCTCGAGCAAACCGCCTGCAACGATAGAGTGGGAGTAAAATTTAGGCGTTTTTACGCCTAAATTTTATTTAAAATCGACTCAAATTTGCCAAAAAGAATAATCCTTATCAACAAATCGTCCGCAAATTTTAGCTACAATGACGCGTAAATTTACGAAAGGAAGAACAATGAGTAAAATTTACAATTTAAACGCCGACACGAAAGTGATCGCAAAAAGCGTCGTTAGCAAGAGAATTTTTGATTGCGAGAACGCTCACGTCGATGTGTTTGCCTTTGACACTGGCGAGGAGCTAGATCACGAGATGCTATTTTGCGACAGCCTTGCGTGGGTCGTAGAGGGCGGCGCGAGCTTGCACTACGGCGAAAAGCAGATGCGCTTAGGCGACGAACAGGCCTGCCTGATAGAGAAAAAAGTATGGCGAAAACTAGTTTTCAACGAACCAACGAAATACGTCTTAATCGATTTTAAGGAGGACTTAATGATAGATCATTTACCTAAGGCGGCTATTTTTAGCCTAGTGGATGCGGTCGAATACGAAGAAGGCAAAATCGTGAGCAAAACGCTCGTCAAAAACGAAAGCGGCTCGATGTCGCTGCTGTCATTTTCAAAAGACCAACAGCTCTCCACTCACGCGGCTCCGGGCGACGCTCTTTTGGTCGCGCTTGACGGCGAGATGAAGCTAACCATCGGCGATGAGCATTTTGATATCAAAAAGGGCGATACTATCGTGCTTCCAGGCAAAATCCCGCACGGACTAAAGATACCGGAAAAATTTAAAATGTTACTCATCGTAACAAAAGATAAGATGTAGAGTTTTGGGGCGATTGCCACGACTCGTTTAGGAAATATATGGCAAGATTTATAATAGATGATGAAAACATAAGCGTAGATAATCTAGCAACGCTAAAAAAACTAGGCGAGAAAGATAAAATTTATATCGTAACAAACAATAGACAAAAGCTAAGCATCTCCGTTTTGGCGTGGTTTCTGGCGCGAAAAATCAAAATAAAAATTATACTTTTAGAAAGCGCTCACAAGGACTATGCCGATAAAATAATTACGTTTTTAATGGGCAAACTCTCGCATAAAAAAGACAAAATTTACATCGTCAGCAACGATAAATTTTATGATGACGTGATAGATTTTTTTAATAAACAAGATAAAAACGGCGGTAAATTTTATAAACTTAAATTTGACTTCAATCGCTCGCACACTGCGCAGCTCATCGAAGAAAATCAAGACGAAATCGCGATCTTGATACGAAACTCGGGAAGCCTAAGCGAGCTTCATATGAAATTTATCTCAAAATTTGGCAGTAAAAACGGTGCTGGCGTGTATAACGCACTAAAAGAGGACGCAAGGAAGATCTACAAAAAACCTCAAATAGAAAACTCGCAAAAAGGTGAGGCAAAGCTTATCGCGGCGCCAAATTCTGCAAAATCTAGGCTAGCGACGCAAGGCGATGAGCAAAAATTTGACGAGCGAGAAAAGTCGCAAATGGAGTCAAATTTGAGTGGCGAGACTTTACATGCTCAAAGCGCCTCGGCAAAAGAGCAAAATTTGGAGTCTCTAAAACCGCAATCTTTAGAGGGCGAAAGTGGTGCGGTGACAAATGATGAAGTTAAGGTTGCTGAGTCAAATTTGAGTGATAAACTCGCTTCTACCGAGCGCTCAAAAGATGCGAAGATCGAGGTTTCTGGCGAAAATCTAAATGCGGACGAAAAGGGGCAAAATTTATCAAGCAAGCATCCGCCGCAAAAACAAAAACAAGCTGGT
This region of Campylobacter showae CSUNSWCD genomic DNA includes:
- a CDS encoding PIN domain-containing protein; protein product: MARFIIDDENISVDNLATLKKLGEKDKIYIVTNNRQKLSISVLAWFLARKIKIKIILLESAHKDYADKIITFLMGKLSHKKDKIYIVSNDKFYDDVIDFFNKQDKNGGKFYKLKFDFNRSHTAQLIEENQDEIAILIRNSGSLSELHMKFISKFGSKNGAGVYNALKEDARKIYKKPQIENSQKGEAKLIAAPNSAKSRLATQGDEQKFDEREKSQMESNLSGETLHAQSASAKEQNLESLKPQSLEGESGAVTNDEVKVAESNLSDKLASTERSKDAKIEVSGENLNADEKGQNLSSKHPPQKQKQAGAQQNEVKNEAKNAVKTQLAPKIDEAKKQDIRKIAFESKNLGDFHNGLVKKYGADEAGRLYKALKQKAKEYLSKRNAAK